One stretch of Aquimarina sp. Aq107 DNA includes these proteins:
- a CDS encoding contractile injection system tape measure protein, producing MTNKKHIINKVLFEVNTTDTKTAYYLKDNLDVFFKQSLLPTIQTYFDSITSINNTIIRLDKLELNINSNDVKDELQLQMAIIKELQKKLIHKKDSEFSKEKGAEFLTIDKGKSNTETFLHFLKTGQTPWWDLEIDIKQDAFLSHIIYSKDFRVKLCEILLNNQVRKRLIYQFSNEELLKILGKDNPQVEFPKKLKKRVIRERYWETIMKYLTDKNLKSLQEDLISVFIKLNKKKINKTLTNEIEDVFELKTILNKISSDKTKQEQWLKLKISLIDSLKKMVFKDSLVTLEDGLYNGIRNDTRSNIDTGILQEIIEESVKRTHQTLKELFHTFKEEIVPFTSTVISNKLKELKFNPVKNSKGIINQAFPKEFLEQDSSIYVHNAGLVLLHPYLERLFMELNLLNEERKVKPEKADLAIHLLHFIATKREKQLENNLVFEKFLCGYPMDKPIRKNIRLPQKYKVEAERMLQAVLNNWQALKNTSVDGIRENFIKRSGKLMLDDQSKYRMIVERKTQDILLEKLPWNLNLIKIPWIDKLLFVEW from the coding sequence ATGACTAATAAAAAGCACATCATAAACAAAGTGTTGTTTGAAGTTAATACGACGGATACAAAAACGGCGTATTACCTCAAGGATAATCTTGATGTGTTTTTCAAACAAAGTCTATTACCTACAATTCAAACATATTTTGATAGTATTACCTCTATAAACAATACGATAATAAGGCTTGATAAATTAGAATTAAATATCAATAGTAACGATGTAAAAGATGAGTTGCAGTTACAAATGGCTATAATTAAAGAACTTCAAAAAAAGTTAATCCATAAAAAGGATTCAGAGTTTTCTAAAGAAAAAGGTGCTGAGTTTTTAACTATAGATAAAGGAAAAAGTAATACTGAAACATTCTTACATTTTCTAAAAACGGGTCAAACCCCATGGTGGGATTTAGAAATTGATATTAAACAAGACGCGTTTTTGTCACATATTATTTACAGTAAAGATTTTAGAGTAAAACTTTGTGAAATTTTATTGAATAATCAAGTGCGGAAAAGGTTGATATATCAGTTTTCTAATGAAGAATTATTAAAAATATTAGGAAAAGATAATCCTCAAGTAGAGTTTCCTAAAAAGCTTAAAAAAAGGGTGATCAGAGAACGTTACTGGGAAACAATAATGAAATATTTAACGGATAAGAATCTAAAATCTTTACAAGAAGATCTAATTTCAGTATTTATAAAACTCAATAAAAAAAAGATCAATAAAACTCTAACCAATGAAATTGAAGATGTATTTGAATTAAAAACGATCTTAAATAAGATAAGTTCAGATAAAACAAAACAAGAACAATGGTTAAAATTGAAAATATCATTAATAGATAGCCTGAAAAAAATGGTCTTTAAAGACTCATTGGTAACCCTAGAGGATGGTTTATACAATGGAATACGTAATGATACAAGAAGTAATATCGATACTGGAATACTACAGGAAATAATAGAAGAAAGTGTTAAACGGACACATCAAACTTTAAAAGAACTATTTCATACCTTTAAAGAAGAGATAGTACCTTTTACTTCTACAGTAATATCAAATAAGCTAAAAGAGTTAAAATTTAACCCTGTTAAAAATTCTAAGGGCATAATAAATCAAGCATTCCCCAAAGAATTCTTAGAACAGGATTCTTCTATATATGTACATAATGCAGGTTTAGTATTACTTCACCCGTATTTGGAAAGGTTGTTCATGGAATTAAATCTGCTAAATGAAGAAAGAAAAGTTAAACCAGAAAAGGCAGATTTAGCAATTCATCTGTTGCACTTTATCGCTACCAAAAGAGAAAAGCAACTAGAAAACAATTTAGTTTTTGAAAAATTCTTGTGTGGATATCCAATGGATAAACCCATTCGTAAGAATATAAGATTACCCCAAAAATATAAGGTAGAAGCGGAGCGTATGTTACAAGCGGTATTAAATAATTGGCAAGCTCTCAAAAACACTTCAGTAGATGGTATAAGAGAAAATTTTATTAAAAGATCTGGGAAACTGATGTTGGATGATCAATCTAAATATAGAATGATAGTAGAGCGTAAAACACAGGATATTCTATTAGAGAAATTACCATGGAACCTTAACTTAATTAAGATTCCGTGGATTGATAAACTCTTGTTTGTAGAATGGTAA